The proteins below are encoded in one region of Equus przewalskii isolate Varuska chromosome 1, EquPr2, whole genome shotgun sequence:
- the FAM219B gene encoding protein FAM219B isoform X4 — MATAEPGVHAARASSPAARPGGTPARVAGAAGPPSGRRGSGVPRLGERTPAAVEKRGPYMVTRAPSIQAKLQKHRDLAKAVLRRKGMLGASPKRPDSSGKRSVKFNKGYTALSQSPDENLVSLDSDSDGELESRYSSGYSSAERYRCLRRAVENPGDHRTLGMEMTSQTF; from the exons ATGGCGACGGCGGAGCCCGGCGTGCACGCGGCGCGGGCGTCTAGTCCTGCAGCCCGGCCCGGGGGGACCCCGGCCCGCGTGGCAGGAGCTGCGGGTCCGCCCTCTGGGCGAAGGGGCAGCGGAGTCCCCAGGCTCGGGGAGCGGACCCCGGCGGCTGTGGAGAAGCGGGGGCCCTACATGGTGACGCGAGCGCCTTCCATTCAGGCCAAGCTGC AGAAGCACCGGGACCTGGCCAAGGCCGTTCTGCGGAGAAAAGGCATGCTGGGGGCCTCGCCGAAGCGCCCCGATTCTTCCGGGAAAAG GTCGGTGAAGTTTAACAAGGGCTATACTGCTCTTAGTCAGAGTCCAGATGAAAACCTGGTGTCCCTCGACTCTGACAG TGATGGGGAGCTGGAATCCAGATACTCTTCCGGGTATTCCTCTGCAGAG AGGTATAGGTGTCTGAGAAGGGCTGTTGAAAATCCAGGAGACCACAGAACCTTAGGGATGGAAATGACCTCACAAACCTTCTAG
- the FAM219B gene encoding protein FAM219B isoform X5: protein MATAEPGVHAARASSPAARPGGTPARVAGAAGPPSGRRGSGVPRLGERTPAAVEKRGPYMVTRAPSIQAKLQKHRDLAKAVLRRKGMLGASPKRPDSSGKRSVKFNKGYTALSQSPDENLVSLDSDRPTTSVPSVVPSMGTQTEILLGWPFGHVSRVIVPDRNKGT, encoded by the exons ATGGCGACGGCGGAGCCCGGCGTGCACGCGGCGCGGGCGTCTAGTCCTGCAGCCCGGCCCGGGGGGACCCCGGCCCGCGTGGCAGGAGCTGCGGGTCCGCCCTCTGGGCGAAGGGGCAGCGGAGTCCCCAGGCTCGGGGAGCGGACCCCGGCGGCTGTGGAGAAGCGGGGGCCCTACATGGTGACGCGAGCGCCTTCCATTCAGGCCAAGCTGC AGAAGCACCGGGACCTGGCCAAGGCCGTTCTGCGGAGAAAAGGCATGCTGGGGGCCTCGCCGAAGCGCCCCGATTCTTCCGGGAAAAG GTCGGTGAAGTTTAACAAGGGCTATACTGCTCTTAGTCAGAGTCCAGATGAAAACCTGGTGTCCCTCGACTCTGACAG GCCAACGACTTCTGTTCCTTCAGTTGTTCCATCTATGGGAACTCAGACTGAGATACTCCTGGGCTGGCCTTTTGGACATGTTTCCAGAGTGATTGTCCCAGACAGAAACAAAGGGACATAA
- the FAM219B gene encoding protein FAM219B isoform X2, with translation MATAEPGVHAARASSPAARPGGTPARVAGAAGPPSGRRGSGVPRLGERTPAAVEKRGPYMVTRAPSIQAKLQKHRDLAKAVLRRKGMLGASPKRPDSSGKRSVKFNKGYTALSQSPDENLVSLDSDSDGELESRYSSGYSSAEASPERLSAQGQAAGSVTATAKCLSGACCVHGTVPDFRR, from the exons ATGGCGACGGCGGAGCCCGGCGTGCACGCGGCGCGGGCGTCTAGTCCTGCAGCCCGGCCCGGGGGGACCCCGGCCCGCGTGGCAGGAGCTGCGGGTCCGCCCTCTGGGCGAAGGGGCAGCGGAGTCCCCAGGCTCGGGGAGCGGACCCCGGCGGCTGTGGAGAAGCGGGGGCCCTACATGGTGACGCGAGCGCCTTCCATTCAGGCCAAGCTGC AGAAGCACCGGGACCTGGCCAAGGCCGTTCTGCGGAGAAAAGGCATGCTGGGGGCCTCGCCGAAGCGCCCCGATTCTTCCGGGAAAAG GTCGGTGAAGTTTAACAAGGGCTATACTGCTCTTAGTCAGAGTCCAGATGAAAACCTGGTGTCCCTCGACTCTGACAG TGATGGGGAGCTGGAATCCAGATACTCTTCCGGGTATTCCTCTGCAGAGGCAAGTCCAGAGCGCCTTTCTGCGCAAGGCCAGGCTGCAGGCAGCGTCACCGCCACTGCCAAATGCTTGTCTGGTGCCTGCTGTGTGCACGGCACTGTGCCAGACTTCCG CAGGTGA
- the FAM219B gene encoding protein FAM219B isoform X3, with translation MATAEPGVHAARASSPAARPGGTPARVAGAAGPPSGRRGSGVPRLGERTPAAVEKRGPYMVTRAPSIQAKLQKHRDLAKAVLRRKGMLGASPKRPDSSGKRSVKFNKGYTALSQSPDENLVSLDSDSDGELESRYSSGYSSAEASPERLSAQGQAAGSVTATAKCLSGACCVHGTVPDFR, from the exons ATGGCGACGGCGGAGCCCGGCGTGCACGCGGCGCGGGCGTCTAGTCCTGCAGCCCGGCCCGGGGGGACCCCGGCCCGCGTGGCAGGAGCTGCGGGTCCGCCCTCTGGGCGAAGGGGCAGCGGAGTCCCCAGGCTCGGGGAGCGGACCCCGGCGGCTGTGGAGAAGCGGGGGCCCTACATGGTGACGCGAGCGCCTTCCATTCAGGCCAAGCTGC AGAAGCACCGGGACCTGGCCAAGGCCGTTCTGCGGAGAAAAGGCATGCTGGGGGCCTCGCCGAAGCGCCCCGATTCTTCCGGGAAAAG GTCGGTGAAGTTTAACAAGGGCTATACTGCTCTTAGTCAGAGTCCAGATGAAAACCTGGTGTCCCTCGACTCTGACAG TGATGGGGAGCTGGAATCCAGATACTCTTCCGGGTATTCCTCTGCAGAGGCAAGTCCAGAGCGCCTTTCTGCGCAAGGCCAGGCTGCAGGCAGCGTCACCGCCACTGCCAAATGCTTGTCTGGTGCCTGCTGTGTGCACGGCACTGTGCCAGACTTCCG GTGA